From Kiloniellales bacterium:
CGGCATGCAGAGGGCCGACAATCAGTCGCAGGTCGAGGCGGTCCAGAACGTCCTGCGCCGGCAGCTCGAGCGGGCGGTGTCCTTCGCCTTGGCTGACCAGACCACGAGCTTCTACGGTGATGGCGAAAGGCTTCAGTTCAGCGCCCCGGCCGCATCGCAGTTCGGCCCCGGCGGCTTTTACCGTTTCGAGCTTCTGACCGTTTCGGATCAGGGTCGGGACGACCTTATCCTGCGCTGGAGCGTCGAACGCACGGATCTAGAAGAGAGCGGGATCGAACCCGAGGAACGGGTCCTGCTTGCCGACGTCGCCGGCTTGGAGTTCGGCTACTTCGGCGACCCCGAGCGCTCGTTCGAACCGGATTGGCGGGAAGAATGGCAGGACGTGGATCTGCCGCCGGAACTGATCGCGGTCCGGATCGCGTTCCCCGAGGACGACGATCGGGAGTGGCCGGAGTTGATCGTGGCCCCCCGGCTGAGCCTCAACGCCGTCTTCTGAACCCGGCAACCCAAGGAACTGGAGAGGACAGGAAAACTTGCGCGAGGTTTTGGATAGGCTGCGGGAACCGCTTGCGCGCTTCCTGGCCTGGTGGTTCGGCGAGCTGTCCGCCTGCGTGCCGGCGCGCCTTCGCAGCCTGCTGGAGCGGGGCGGGCAGCGACTTTGGGTCTCGATCGAAGGAACAAAGGTCGTGTTCGAGCAGGTCAAGGGCAAGTCAGTGCAATGGCTCGGCAACCTGGACCTGGCCGAGGGCAATCCCGACGTGCAGCGCGACACCGCGCAGGAGATCGTCGCCGCCTCCAAGCTGCGCAAGGCCTCGGTGGTGCTCCGCCTGCCGCGCCGGAACGCGCTCCGGCGGACGGTCGAGTTGCCGTCGCCGGCGCTGGAGAATCTGCGCGAGGTCCTTACCTTCGAAATGGACCGGCATACGCCTTTCGATGCCGGCGACGTCTACTTCGATTTCCGGGTGGCCGGACACAACAAGCAGCAAAAGCGCATCAGCGTCGATCTCCTGGTCGCCTCGCGCCAGGTGGCGGACGAGGCGCTCGGCCGGCTCGCCGACTGGGGGTTGCACGCCGATCGTCTCGCCCTGATCGAGAGTCCCGAAGAGGACTCCGGCTTCAACCTGCTGGCCTCCTCCAGCGGCGACCGTAGCCAGCCGCGTACCCGGCGCCTGACCAACATCCTTCTGGTTGCCACGGTCTTTGCATTGGGACTGGCGATCTATCTACCGCTCGAAGACAAGCGGGCCTTCCTGCAGAACCAGGAGGCGCGGCTGGCAACCATGCGCAGCGAGGCGCAGGAAACCAGCAACCTCACCAAGCAGGTCGCCGATCTGGGTGAGCGAAGCCGCTTCGTGCTCAATCAGAAGCGGGGCCTGGTGACGATAACCGAAGTCCTGAACGAAGTTACCCAGGTCCTGCCGGATGACACCTGGCTGCTTCAGTTCGGCCGGCGCGGCGGGCGGCTGACCATCTCCGGCTACTCGAGCAACCCGTCGTCCCTGATCAGCCTGCTCGAGGAGTCCGAGCTGCTCTCGGAAGTCAGCTTCAGTTCGCCGGTCACGGCGGACCCGCGCGTCGGGCGCGAACGCTTCAACATCTCGGCGAGAATCGTAACCCGCGAGACCGAATAGACCGGCGGCCCCGGGCCGCATTCCAGGAGAACCCCAGCCGCTCCGGCCTACCCGTTCAGTCTTTAGAGACTGGAAACACCTTCGGTATAGGGTTAACGTTCCTGGTGTTCCCCGCTTTTGCGTTGCGTGAAGGCGATGAAATGGCAGGGAAAATGCCGGGTTTCGGGCCAACCTGACCGGCCATTTGCATGTTTTCGGTCTGAAGATCCGGCAGTTTTGCAGGGCCGCAGGGTCCAGCGGGAGGGGTCATGATCGGTCGCGGAGGCCAGAGCGCGCTCATGCCGATGGCCCTGGTCGTCGTCGGTCTCGGCATCGCGTGGATGCTGTATCAGCAGCTGCAGAGCACGGTCAGGCGCGACTTCTCGGGCGAAGCTGTCGGGACGGACTTGGTGACCCTGCCCCAGGAGATCGCCGACCCGGTCTACCGGATGCCGCCGATGCGCCAGTTCGACGCGATCCTGCAGCGGCCGCTGTTCTCTCAATCGCGGAGGCCGGTCGCCGTCGCCGAGGCGGCGCCCGCCGTGGTGAGCGGGAATCTCGGGCTCGCCCTCCTCGGCATCACGATCGCTTCGGACGAGCGCTTCGCTCTGGTCATACCGGAGGGAGGGGGTGACACCCTAAGGCTGCGCGAAGGACAGGACTACCAGGGCTGGATGCTGTCGGCCATCGAGCCTGACACGATCGTATTCACGCGCGCCGGCGCGGAGGAGCGTCTGGAACTGTCGTATGACGTTGCCCCGCCGCCGCAGCAGCAGCAAAGACGTCGCCGGACGGCCCAACCTTCGCAGAGCGGTCAGAACGAGAATAGCCGCCGCAAGAGGATCACTGGTGCCGATCAGGAAGAGGGGGCAGAGGACTGAGAATGGGGGTTCGGGGCCGGGGCGTGCAAAATTCGACTCGGCATCTGGAAACAAAGAAAAAAATGTCGCTGAATCAGTCACATGAGAGCAACAACGTTTGGGGTAACTTTAACCAATATCTAACGGCTATCCTTAACCATGGGGCCCGAGCGGTACGGCGTCGGCCAACCCGTGCCGCGAATGAGAAGGAAGAAGTATTGCGTATCCGGTTTAGGACAGGGAACGGGGGCCGAGCCAGGTGGATCGCTGCCTGCCTGGTGGCCGGCGCCGTATTGGCGGCCTGCGAGACCGGGGTCAAGCCGACCAACAAGGACCGGCCGCGGGAGTCCCAAGCGGTGATCGCGGCCGCCACCGCCAGGTCGCTCACAGAGCGCGGCGCGTTGCGCGAGCCTTCGATGATCGGCCAACCGGTCCAAGCCAGCCCGGCAGGCCTGTACGGACCGGAGTTCTATCGCGGGACGGGAGAACTGGCCCGGGACACCGACGTCGAACAGCTCGATGCCGGCATCGGATTGAACGGTAAGATCACGCTGAACTTCGCCAACGCCGAGATCCGCGACGTGATCGATATCGTGCTGG
This genomic window contains:
- a CDS encoding prepilin-type N-terminal cleavage/methylation domain-containing protein, whose translation is MTPASRLRKPAAAGFTLAELLVAMTLLGLISVALFGGLRFGARAWEVGMQRADNQSQVEAVQNVLRRQLERAVSFALADQTTSFYGDGERLQFSAPAASQFGPGGFYRFELLTVSDQGRDDLILRWSVERTDLEESGIEPEERVLLADVAGLEFGYFGDPERSFEPDWREEWQDVDLPPELIAVRIAFPEDDDREWPELIVAPRLSLNAVF
- a CDS encoding PilN domain-containing protein produces the protein MREVLDRLREPLARFLAWWFGELSACVPARLRSLLERGGQRLWVSIEGTKVVFEQVKGKSVQWLGNLDLAEGNPDVQRDTAQEIVAASKLRKASVVLRLPRRNALRRTVELPSPALENLREVLTFEMDRHTPFDAGDVYFDFRVAGHNKQQKRISVDLLVASRQVADEALGRLADWGLHADRLALIESPEEDSGFNLLASSSGDRSQPRTRRLTNILLVATVFALGLAIYLPLEDKRAFLQNQEARLATMRSEAQETSNLTKQVADLGERSRFVLNQKRGLVTITEVLNEVTQVLPDDTWLLQFGRRGGRLTISGYSSNPSSLISLLEESELLSEVSFSSPVTADPRVGRERFNISARIVTRETE